In the Drosophila gunungcola strain Sukarami unplaced genomic scaffold, Dgunungcola_SK_2 000001F, whole genome shotgun sequence genome, one interval contains:
- the LOC128262002 gene encoding retinoid-inducible serine carboxypeptidase codes for MWCGFLAIVYLLLGISQARKGFGPGEQDWGYVDVREGAHMFYWLYYTTANVNSHTERPLVLWLQGGPGGSSSALGNFRELGPVDLNGAPRQGNWVQHVNVLFIDSPVGSGFSYADNTTLLVTNNDELVDDLMTFMLHFYKLHPEFKSVPLHIFSESYGGKMAPALAIKLDKAMKAGELAEPQILKSVTIGNPWISTRHICKEHSKYLFVNGLIDEDGVAVMDAQEERILSALKKHEFEKATDEYLKWYELMEKLTGEVYLYNTQTHFDPAADRTYGYGDELNRLMEEDVSKALQINGSVYASQVIDVLTILHGDRLKSDINAIPLLLNETSVKINIYSGQLDILVPTSATLAVIKDWAWNDKSEYLQANRTAIVIDDKLQGYEKVGGNFGMYWIIRSGHLAPADNPTAMNYVLHSVTEYDK; via the exons ATGTGGTGCGGTTTCTTGGCGATCGTGTATCTGCTGCTGGGAATTTCTCAGGCCCGCAAGGGATTTGGACCTGGCGAGCAGGACTGGGGCTACGTGGATGTCCGGGAGGGGGCCCACATGTTCTACTGGCTCTACTACACCACGGCCAATGTGAACAGCCACACGGAGCGACCGCTGGTCCTGTGGCTCCAAGGTGGACCAGGTGGCTCCTCCTCCGCCCTGGGCAACTTCCGGGAACTGGGACCCGTGGACTTGAACGGTGCACCGCGGCAGGGAAACTGGGTGCAGCATGTCAATGTGCTCTTCATCGACAGTCCCGTGGGATCGGGCTTCAGCTATGCGGACAACACCACTCTGCTGGTGACCAACAACGATGAGCTCGTCGACGACCTCATGACCTTCATGTTGCACTTTTACAAGTTGCATCCGGAGTTCAAGAGCGTCCCGCTGCACATTTTCTCGGAGAGTTATGGTGGCAAAATGGCCCCTGCATTGGCCATCAAACTGGACAAGGCCATGAAGGCTGGTGAACTGGCGGAGCCCCAAATCCTAAAGTCCGTGACCATCGGTAATCCCTGGATATCAACGCGCCACATCTGCAAGGAGCACTCCAAATACTTATTCGTCAACGGGCTGATCGATGAGGATGGGGTGGCGGTGATGGATGCCCAGGAGGAGCGAATCCTCAGCGCCCTCAAAAAGCACGAATTCGAAAAGGCCACCGATGAGTACTTGAAGTGGTACGAACTCATGGAGAAGCTCACGGGTGAAGTCTACCTGTATAACACACAGACCCACTTCGATCCTGCAGCGGATCGCACTTACGGCTATGGAGATGAACTAAATCGCCTGATGGAGGAGGACGTGAGTAAGGCCCTGCAAATAAATGGCAGTGTCTATGCCTCCCAGGTCATCGATGTGCTCACTATCCTGCACGGAGATCGCCTTAAGTCGGATATTAATGCAA TTCCGCTCCTGCTGAACGAGACCTCCGTTAAGATAAACATTTATTCCGGTCAGTTGGACATTCTGGTGCCCACATCAGCCACTCTGGCCGTGATTAAGGACTGGGCCTGGAACGACAAGTCGGAATATCTGCAGGCCAATCGCACGGCCATTGTCATCGATGACAAACTGCAGGGCTATGAAAAAGTTGGTGGTAACTTCGGAATGTACTGGATCATTAGGTCGGGACATTTGGCACCCGCCGACAACCCAACCGCCATGAACTATGTCCTACACTCCGTCACCGAATATGACAAGTAG
- the LOC128261396 gene encoding uncharacterized protein LOC128261396: MRRLFIITAVYIASLPGLTVGLRDVNVRIPSAVKRGDNALLICNYDIENDTLYTVKWYRGRREFYRYTPKENPAWKIFTKTNEIDVETTQSNASHVLLRNVPTSISGKFACEVSADAPTFDTSIVAADMEVVELPTQRPIITGIHSRYRLGDVVNGNCSSDYSKPAANLTWWVNDIQVPPNYLRIYEVQRHLAEHLESAVLEINFVVTTHHFIKGRLKLKCSARIHEIYAQESEKLIEEDKPRIMASGRSPDMNMYPFDQAGDVDEHNELYLIHANTAAGLFAWNPTPLVLLLLLLRPSVWALGNLLEVLDFDRAER, translated from the exons GTCTCACTGTGGGACTGCGCGACGTCAACGTTCGCATCCCGTCCGCCGTAAAGCGCGGCGATAATGCGCTCTTAATCTGCAATTATGACATCGAGAACGACACGCTGTACACGGTGAAGTGGTACCGCGGCAGGCGGGAGTTCTATCGCTACACGCCAAAGGAGAATCCGGCCTGGAAGATATTTACCAAAACGAACGAAATCGATGTCGAG ACTACCCAATCGAATGCCAGTCATGTTCTGTTGCGAAATGTACCCACCTCAATTTCGGGCAAGTTTGCCTGCGAAGTGTCCGCGGATGCACCCACCTTCGATACTTCCATTGTGGCTGCCGACATGGAGGTGGTTG AATTGCCCACTCAACGACCCATAATTACGGGCATCCATTCGAGATACCGTCTGGGCGATGTTGTGAATGGCAACTGCTCATCGGATTACTCCAAGCCGGCGGCGAATCTCACCTGGTGGGTCAACGACATCCAGGTGCCTCCCAATTATCTCCGCATCTACGAGGTTCAGCGGCATTTGGCCGAACATCTGGAGTCAGCAGTTCTGGAGATCAATTTCGTGGTGACTACGCACCACTTCATCAAGGGTCGCTTGAAG CTAAAATGTTCGGCTCGAATACACGAAATTTACGCCCAGGAGAGCGAGAAACTGATCGAGGAGGATAAGCCCAGGATTATGGCCTCGGGCAGATCGCCCGACATGAATATGTATCCTTTCGATCAGGCCGGCGATGTGGATGAGCATAACGAACTGTATTTGATTCATGCAA aTACCGCTGCCGGACTATTTGCCTGGAATCCCACCCCGTTggtgcttctgcttctgctcctgcgGCCAAGTGTTTGGGCTTTGGGGAACCTGTTGGAGGTCCTGGATTTCGACAGGGCGGAGCGGTGA
- the LOC128263343 gene encoding LOW QUALITY PROTEIN: uncharacterized protein LOC128263343 (The sequence of the model RefSeq protein was modified relative to this genomic sequence to represent the inferred CDS: inserted 1 base in 1 codon; substituted 1 base at 1 genomic stop codon) has protein sequence KFKYQKEHQPLDPIKQALXNFARVLGKAFSYXGTPPLCPLHQASVLTQLHCQSLGICSICSLCSFSGIAGSCGSPSYSCCGNSTVSSAPCRSSTKSTKPSSWGTERIKCDSEWSEPLFGAPNPSSSSSASSSSLIPDPTRSFPFLVSLYFISAI, from the exons aaattcaagtATCAAAAAGAACACCAGCCGCTCGACCCAATTAAACAAGCACTTTGAAACTTTGCACGTG TTCTCGGCAAGGCCTTCTCCT TCGGCACCCCTCCCCTCTGCCCGCTCCACCAGGCGAGTGTCTTGACCCAGCTCCATTGCCAATCTTTGGGCATTTGCTCGATCTGCAGCCTGTGCTCCTTTTCCGGGATCGCTGGATCATGTGGGAGTCCGTCCTATTCGTGTTGCGGCAATTCTACAGTTTCGTCTGCCCCATGCAGATCTTCTACGAAATCGACGAAACCGAGCAGTTGGGGAACCGAGAGGA TTAAGTGTGACAGCGAATGGAGCGAGCCGCTCTTTGGAGCCCCCAAtccctcatcctcatcctcagcCTCATCCTCATCTTTGATCCCCGACCCGACCCGCTCGTTTCCGTTTCTCGTCTCCTTGTATTTCATTTCCGCCATTTAA
- the LOC128261393 gene encoding phenoloxidase-activating factor 2: protein MVRLRGLLSILGLLLAINGVQARFCGGSMDQKCVPRQSCRIGSENGMPIIEYRHLQGGNFGCPTTETCCPLTEMLGNSIPVSDDPVQLDCGHVNKEGLTFTITGLEELAQEAEMPWVVALMDATNLQYKAAGSLIAPDVVLTASHVTEKLSEQQLLVRAGEWDLNTDTEQQKHVDVAIRKIVRHSKFDADNGQYNVALLFLEKPLQLTRHINLICLPSSNRNFIQSRCLVGGWGKKTIEDNSYMNIMKKIQMPVVDRLTCEKQLQVPYTKDFRLHHSLMCAGGEIGKDSCEGDGGAPLACPLQSDPERYEQAGIVNFGYGCGEPIPAVYTDVSKMNGWIRQQIQANSLGRGNGNGNVRGAGVRNIRIMGDGQEARVDNGPRYEHVPGGLGGSGGGGGTDAVGGIRFHQGGAPVNVPVRSNEYTPLQVEAEDIMKEEFQ from the exons ATGGTTCGCCTACGCGGATTACTTTCCATCCTGGGCCTGCTCCTGGCCATTAACGGAGTACAGGCAAGATTTTGCGGAGGATCAATGGATCAGAAGTGTGTGCCACGGCAGTCCTGCAGGATCGGCTCTGAGAATGGAATGCCGATCATCGAGTACAGACATTTACAAGGCGGCAACTTTGGATGTCCTACCACGGAAACCTGCTGTCCCCTAACAGAAATG TTGGGTAATTCAATTCCCGTCTCTGATGACCCGGTTCAGCTGGATTGTGGCCACGTCAACAAGGAAGGCCTGACATTCACCATTACGGGCTTGGAGGAGCTGGCCCAAGAGGCCGAGATGCCATGGGTGGTGGCTCTGATGGATGCCACAAACCTGCAATATAAGGCAGCCGGTTCCCTCATTGCCCCGGATGTGGTGCTCACAGCCAGCCATGTGACCGAGAAACTGTCCGAGCAACAGCTTCTTGTGAGAGCTGGTGAATGGGACCTTAATACCGATACAGAGCAGCAAAAACATGTCGACGTTGCCATCAGGAAGATCGTGCGCCACTCTAAGTTTGATGCAGACAATGGACAATACAATGTGGCCCTTCTGTTCCTCGAGAAACCGCTTCAGCTTACCCGCCACATTAATCTTATCTGCCTGCCGTCATCGAACCGGAACTTCATCCAAAGCCGATGCCTCGTCGGTGGCTGGGGTAAGAAAACCATCGAGGATAACAGCTACATGAACATCATGAAGAAGATCCAAATGCCGGTGGTGGACCGCCTTACATGCGAGAAGCAACTGCAAGTCCCCTACACCAAGGACTTCAGGCTCCATCACAGCCTGATGTGCGCCGGCGGAGAAATTGGCAAGGATTCCTGCGAGGGTGACGGAGGAGCTCCGCTGGCCTGTCCGCTTCAAAGCGATCCCGAGCGGTACGAGCAGGCCGGCATCGTCAACTTTGGATACGGATGCGGAGAACCGATCCCTGCAGTCTACACTGATGTTTCCAAAATGAACGGATGGATTAGGCAGCAGATCCAGGCGAATTCACTAGGTCGAGGTAATGGTAATGGTAATGTTCGAGGTGCAGGCGTCAGAAATATTCGGATTATGGGCGATGGTCAAGAAGCTAGGGTTGACAATGGGCCAAGATATGAGCATGTGCCAGGTGGATTAGGAGGATCTGGTGGAGGAGGTGGTACTGACGCAGTTGGAGGCATTAGATTTCATCAAGGTGGAGCCCCAGTGAACGTTCCAGTTAGAAGTAATGAATATACTCCACTCCAGGTGGAGGCGGAGGATATAATGAAGGAAGAGTTCCAGTGA